The Bernardetia sp. ABR2-2B DNA window GAAACAATATAAATAACAATTTTTTGTGTATTTGGAGTCATAAATTCATCCAAAAACTGCCAGCCGTCCATAATAGGCATATTCAAATCTAAGAATATAACTTCTGGCACTTTTTCACCTGCTTCTACTCTAGGTTTTAGAGCATCTAAGGCTTCTTTTCCATTTTTAAATATCTCAATATATTTTGAGAATTTTCCTATCTCCATAATCTTACGAGTAGTGAAAGTATAGATAGGATCGTCATCTATGATACAGACGTGATTAAATTTCGGCATTTCTTAGGTATATTTTAAATGTGGTTCCTTTATTTACTTCGCTTTCCACCTCTATTGTTCCACCCAGTGCTTCAATTTGACTTTTGGTAATAAAAAGACCTATTCCACGAGCATCTTTTTTGTCATGAAATGTTTTATACATTCCAAAGAGCTTCTGACCATGTTTTTCCAAGTCTATTCCTAACCCATTATCTTTTATTGAAAAAGTAATATATTGAGGATTTTTCTCTGCAAAAATATTAATCTTTGGTTTTCTACCTTCTGCTTTATACTTTATAGAATTAGTAAGGAAATTCAATATTATACTTTCCAAATAAGCTGGAATAGCATCTACCAAAAGGTTTTTATCTACTTTATTAATGACTTTTGCTTGATTAGAATTAAGCTGACTTTTTATAGATAACTGAGCTTTCTCTATGTATTCATGAAGATTGAGAGGCTTTGTGTTGTCTTTTACTTCATTTTGCATTGCCACAATCTGATTGAGATAGGATAACGTTTCCTGCAACTTTTCAGAAGACTGTATTAGCATAGGAAAATATTCATTTTCTGTTGCTTCCTTATACTCTAACTCTATCATAGAAAGTAGCATCGTAAAATTACTGGTGTGAGAACGAAGGTTGTGCGATACGATATGTGCAAAATTAAGTAATCTTTCGTTTTGTGCAAGAGTTGTTTCTAATAATAATTTCTTTTCTGTAATGTCTGTCAGTTGAGAAACAAAATGCAAAGGCTTTCCAGCTTCATCTCTCATCATCGAAACGCTCAGAATTGCCCATACCAATCCATCAGATTTGCTAAAATAGCGTTTTTCCATCTGATAACTCTCCCTTTTACCTTCCACTAGCTCATCCAAAAGTTTCAAATCCAAATCTAAATCATCTGGGTGTGTAATATCTTGAAAGGTAAGATTAAATAGCTCGTATTTTGTATAGCCCAACATAGTACAAACCTGCTGATTGACTTGTATCCATCTGCCCTCCAAATTTATGAGTGCCATTCCGTTGGGAGCAAACTCAAAGGTCTGCCTAAAAAGTTCTTTTTGACGTTCTAATTGCTGCCTACGCTTGTACGACTCATCAATATCTTGAAAAAGTCCATAGACTCTTTTACATTTTCTATCCTCAAATTCACTAATTCCTATGGCTCTTGTCCAAACAGAATTACCTTTTGCTGTTCTTAGTTCTACTTCTACATCATAGTTTATGCCTTCTTCTACTGCCTTAGTAAAAACTTCTATTATCAAATCTCTACTTTTACCTTCTACAAAGAAATTAATACCGTTTTCTACAGTTGGATTATAATCTCCTTCCACTTCATGTATTTGGCGAGTAACTTCACTCCAAATAACTTTTTGTTCTTCTAAATTTACTTCCCAAAGCCCCATTTTTGAAACCTTTTGAATGCGATCAAGAACCTCTTGGTAGTTTTTAGTCTCTTGTTCTTGATTAGCAAGTTTTTCTAGTAATTCTATATTATCTAATTTCATCTAAAGTAAGTTTCTTGTAGTGGCTTTTTAGTAGTTGATAATTTTGTTCCTGATTTTATGTTTTTTTAATATTATTTATAAATCTAACAATTTTTTGAGTATTCTCTGCAAAATTCAATAAAAAAAACTATCTTACCCTATATTTTATTAAAAATCAAAAATACGTAAATAAGATTCAAAGACTGATTTTTAGATGGCAAAGAAACAAAACGTAATTTGGCTTTATTTATCTCCACAAAATTTTCGTGGTAAAATCACGATGGGCATTACTTTGATGGGTTGTTTGGCTACACTTACACTTATCGGGACGTGGTGGTACATAAACAGTCAAGTTATTTCTCAATACAATCACATTATTGATAATACAGCTCCTACCCAATATTATTCAAAAGTAATTGAGGATTGTATCAGTAGCAGTACCAGTTTGACAGCAATATATTTAGCAACAAGCGAAGAAGAATATAGAGCAGAAAGAGAAACAGTATGGAAAGATTGTGATGTTGCTTTGGCAGCCTTGAGTAATTATACAGACCAATGGCGTAATGAAGCCGTTATTTCGCTTGTTTATGATGTTCGAACGAAGGCAAATCGTTTGAGGAAAGAACAAAATAACGTAGAACAAAAATATTTTGCAAGAAATGCAGACCTTAAAGAAGATTCAAAAACCGAACGTGTACGCCAAGTCGACCAACTAGAACTCTTAACTGATGACGTACGTGCCGTTTTGGAGCTTATCATCAATATTCAGAATGAAGAAATCGATAGAGCAAAAGCTGCTATTGGCTTTCATACACAAAACCTTTGGGTAATTGTTCTTCCAGCTTGGATGATTATTCTTACTCTTGTCTGTGTGTGGCTTGCGTATTCCATCAATCATAAATTATTGCTTCGTCTTCATATTATCAAACATGCCCTTCGTCAGATTGCAAAAGGAAATTTGTCTAAGAGAATAAAAATATCTAATAATGACGAAGTTACGCCTATTGAAACAGCTCTGAATCATTTGGCTCACGATATGGAACGATTAAAGATCTTTGCTAAAGATGTGGGAGAAGAAAGGTTTGATACAAAAGAAATTCCTTTCAACGAAAATGGAGAAATTGGAAGAGCATTTATAGATATGCGTGATAGCTTGAAAACAATTGCTCAAAAAGACGAACAACTCAATTGGGCAATAAGTGGAGAAGCGCATTTTGCCAAAATACTAAGAGATTTTAATGAAGATATAGATGAACTAACACAGATTTTTGTTAGTGAATTGGTAAAATACTTAAATATTTCTCAAGCAAGTTTATATCTTCTAAATCAGGATGTACATTCAGAAAAAGAATTAGAACTCAAAGCTTGGTTTGCTTATGATTCACACAAAAACCGTAAAAATACTATTCAAATAGGAGAAGGATTAATAGGAGAAACATACCAAGAAAATAGAATACTTTATTTGGAAAATCTTCCTAATGATTATTTACACATCGGTTCGGCTCTTGGAAGTGCAAAGCCTGTTTCATTGTTATTTGTTCCTCTCAAACTGTCAGAAGAAAGTATTGGTATTTTAGAATTAGCAGCCTTTAAGACACTCCAAAAATATGAAATAGATTTTGTTGAAAAGGTTTGTGAAAATATTACTTCTTCTATTATTTCTGTCTTGAATACAAGTCGTACTCGCAAACTTTTAGAAGAATCTCAAATGCAGCGTGAAGCAGTCTCAGCACAAGAAGAAGAAATGCGACAAAACGTAGAGGAGCTACAAGCCACGCAGGAAGAAATGGAACGCAAACAAAAAGAAACAGAGTTATTAATTCAAAGTAGTAGAGAAACTGAAAATCA harbors:
- a CDS encoding GAF domain-containing protein, with product MAKKQNVIWLYLSPQNFRGKITMGITLMGCLATLTLIGTWWYINSQVISQYNHIIDNTAPTQYYSKVIEDCISSSTSLTAIYLATSEEEYRAERETVWKDCDVALAALSNYTDQWRNEAVISLVYDVRTKANRLRKEQNNVEQKYFARNADLKEDSKTERVRQVDQLELLTDDVRAVLELIINIQNEEIDRAKAAIGFHTQNLWVIVLPAWMIILTLVCVWLAYSINHKLLLRLHIIKHALRQIAKGNLSKRIKISNNDEVTPIETALNHLAHDMERLKIFAKDVGEERFDTKEIPFNENGEIGRAFIDMRDSLKTIAQKDEQLNWAISGEAHFAKILRDFNEDIDELTQIFVSELVKYLNISQASLYLLNQDVHSEKELELKAWFAYDSHKNRKNTIQIGEGLIGETYQENRILYLENLPNDYLHIGSALGSAKPVSLLFVPLKLSEESIGILELAAFKTLQKYEIDFVEKVCENITSSIISVLNTSRTRKLLEESQMQREAVSAQEEEMRQNVEELQATQEEMERKQKETELLIQSSRETENQLREMSENLLYEKVISEKIIDTVSQAIFWKDKNGYFLGCNNLFVEVLGLNSKSDVIGKNDFDMPYPREEAIKYSTDDKYVIDNDISKLNIIESQTNPKGETIWLRTNKLPLKNKSGKTFGVLGTFENITEQKDKDLLLEKKILLLKELESKNNSLQEEINICQNDKENLIKKINKQK
- a CDS encoding response regulator encodes the protein MPKFNHVCIIDDDPIYTFTTRKIMEIGKFSKYIEIFKNGKEALDALKPRVEAGEKVPEVIFLDLNMPIMDGWQFLDEFMTPNTQKIVIYIVSSSIDPVDINKAKEYSLVTNYLVKPITPERLKELFDKMES
- a CDS encoding PAS domain S-box protein codes for the protein MKLDNIELLEKLANQEQETKNYQEVLDRIQKVSKMGLWEVNLEEQKVIWSEVTRQIHEVEGDYNPTVENGINFFVEGKSRDLIIEVFTKAVEEGINYDVEVELRTAKGNSVWTRAIGISEFEDRKCKRVYGLFQDIDESYKRRQQLERQKELFRQTFEFAPNGMALINLEGRWIQVNQQVCTMLGYTKYELFNLTFQDITHPDDLDLDLKLLDELVEGKRESYQMEKRYFSKSDGLVWAILSVSMMRDEAGKPLHFVSQLTDITEKKLLLETTLAQNERLLNFAHIVSHNLRSHTSNFTMLLSMIELEYKEATENEYFPMLIQSSEKLQETLSYLNQIVAMQNEVKDNTKPLNLHEYIEKAQLSIKSQLNSNQAKVINKVDKNLLVDAIPAYLESIILNFLTNSIKYKAEGRKPKINIFAEKNPQYITFSIKDNGLGIDLEKHGQKLFGMYKTFHDKKDARGIGLFITKSQIEALGGTIEVESEVNKGTTFKIYLRNAEI